A genome region from Thermoanaerobacterium xylanolyticum LX-11 includes the following:
- a CDS encoding Asp23/Gls24 family envelope stress response protein: MKVYSFVGASGSGKSHHASFVAGKYGIKYIIDDGLLICENRIISGVSAKREKTKLSAIRRAIFTDDEHAREVKKSIEEINPDKILIIGTSDKMVDKIAERLNLPPVAERIYIEDILSSEEIELARKKRYEEGMHVIPVPTFEVKKHFSGYFIDPLRIFRRKEIDFEKTVVRPYYSYLGKYTISENVINSIVLNEAKKFEGIYKINKVITENYTEGIIIKIDIVMVHGTPINSVLRGAIKKIKSVVEYMTSLNVLDIKIHVKSLYIKGNDKILKTREILDKGK; encoded by the coding sequence TTGAAGGTATATTCTTTTGTTGGAGCCAGTGGAAGCGGCAAAAGTCATCATGCGTCGTTTGTTGCAGGGAAATACGGTATAAAGTACATCATAGATGACGGACTTTTAATATGTGAAAACAGGATCATATCAGGGGTTTCTGCCAAAAGAGAAAAGACAAAATTGTCAGCTATAAGAAGAGCCATTTTTACAGATGATGAGCACGCCAGAGAGGTTAAAAAATCAATTGAAGAAATAAATCCAGATAAAATATTGATAATAGGAACGTCTGACAAAATGGTGGATAAAATCGCTGAAAGGCTTAATCTACCGCCTGTTGCTGAGCGAATATATATAGAAGACATCTTATCCTCTGAGGAGATAGAGCTTGCAAGAAAGAAAAGGTATGAGGAAGGGATGCATGTAATACCTGTACCGACATTTGAAGTTAAAAAGCATTTTTCAGGATATTTTATAGATCCATTGAGGATATTTAGACGAAAAGAGATAGACTTTGAGAAGACGGTAGTGAGGCCATACTACAGCTATCTTGGCAAATACACAATCTCTGAAAATGTAATAAATTCTATTGTATTGAATGAGGCGAAGAAATTTGAAGGCATCTATAAAATAAATAAAGTCATAACAGAGAACTACACAGAAGGAATAATAATAAAAATAGACATTGTAATGGTGCATGGTACGCCTATAAATAGCGTTTTAAGAGGAGCTATAAAAAAGATAAAAAGTGTTGTAGAGTACATGACATCTTTAAATGTGCTTGACATAAAGATTCACGTTAAATCACTTTATATAAAAGGAAATGACAAGATACTTAAAACCCGAGAAATACTTGATAAAGGCAAATAA
- a CDS encoding Nramp family divalent metal transporter: MKRFIKTIGDFLKEDRSVVPFVNFLKYVGPGILVTVGFIDPGNWATNVSAGSIYGYKLLWVITLSTIMLIILQHNAAHLGIVTGYCLSEATSIFIDSRLSKLILLSAVAASVSTSTAELLGTAIALKMLFNIPVKIGAVLALLVIYLVLYTNSYKSLEKIIIGFVSLIGLSFLFEVYMVKIDWKAAAISWINPSIPHNSMVVIMSVLGAVVMPHNLFLHSEIIQSRQWNLQDESVVKKQLKFEFLDTLFSMIIGWAINSAMILLSAAAFYTKGIAVDMLEQAGELLKPIVGGKASLVFAIALLFSGFSSTVTSGIAGGSIYAGIFKEPYNIKDKHTLTGIFISLFAAIIVIFLFKDSLQFLIFSQMILSIQLPITVFTQIYLTSSKKVMGDYANSKASKAVLIILAMIITALNVKLLIDTLI; this comes from the coding sequence ATGAAAAGATTTATAAAAACCATTGGGGATTTTCTTAAGGAAGATAGAAGTGTCGTACCGTTCGTCAATTTTCTGAAATACGTCGGACCGGGGATATTGGTTACGGTAGGCTTTATAGATCCGGGAAACTGGGCTACAAATGTATCTGCAGGTTCAATATATGGGTATAAGCTGCTGTGGGTTATAACACTATCAACAATAATGCTCATCATATTGCAGCACAACGCGGCACATCTTGGAATTGTCACGGGTTACTGTTTGTCTGAAGCTACATCTATATTTATAGACAGCAGGCTTTCGAAGCTTATACTGCTGTCGGCTGTTGCTGCATCAGTATCTACATCTACAGCAGAACTATTAGGTACAGCTATAGCTCTAAAGATGCTTTTCAATATACCCGTAAAAATCGGGGCGGTTTTAGCGCTATTAGTCATATATTTGGTGCTTTATACAAATTCTTACAAGAGTTTAGAAAAGATCATAATCGGGTTTGTGTCACTTATAGGACTTTCATTTTTGTTTGAAGTATACATGGTGAAGATAGATTGGAAAGCAGCAGCTATAAGTTGGATAAACCCATCAATACCTCACAATTCCATGGTTGTAATCATGAGCGTTTTAGGTGCTGTCGTAATGCCACACAATCTGTTCCTCCATTCGGAAATCATTCAAAGCCGCCAATGGAACTTGCAGGATGAATCGGTTGTCAAAAAGCAGCTTAAATTTGAATTTCTTGATACATTGTTTTCGATGATTATAGGTTGGGCCATAAATAGTGCTATGATACTTCTTTCGGCTGCGGCATTTTACACTAAAGGCATTGCTGTGGACATGTTAGAGCAAGCAGGAGAGCTTTTGAAGCCAATCGTTGGAGGGAAGGCATCTTTGGTATTTGCAATAGCACTTTTGTTCTCAGGTTTTTCGTCAACGGTAACATCTGGAATTGCAGGTGGTTCCATATACGCTGGAATATTTAAAGAACCTTACAACATAAAAGACAAACACACGCTTACAGGAATATTTATCTCGCTTTTTGCAGCGATTATTGTAATATTTTTATTTAAAGACTCATTACAGTTTTTGATATTTTCTCAGATGATACTAAGCATACAATTGCCGATTACAGTGTTTACTCAAATTTATCTTACATCATCGAAGAAGGTCATGGGCGATTATGCAAATAGCAAAGCCAGTAAAGCTGTTTTAATTATTTTAGCTATGATTATAACTGCCTTAAACGTAAAACTTTTAATCGACACATTGATTTGA
- a CDS encoding redox-sensing transcriptional repressor Rex — MTKKTIVPMPVIRRLPRYHRYLEELLKNDVKRISSRELSERMGVTASQIRQDLNNYGGFGQQGYGYNVEELYNTLTKILGLDKTYSTIIIGAGNLGQAIANYTNFERTGFSLKGIFDVNPRLFGLKIRDIEIMDVETLEDFLSKNKIDIAILCIPKDNSQIMADRLVKAGIKAIWNFSPIDLKVPDDVILENVHLSDSLLTLSYRINEENLLKAKVEEK; from the coding sequence AAAACAATAGTGCCGATGCCTGTGATAAGGAGATTGCCGAGATACCATAGATATTTAGAAGAATTGTTGAAGAACGATGTAAAAAGGATTTCATCCAGAGAGTTAAGCGAAAGGATGGGCGTGACTGCCTCGCAGATAAGGCAGGATCTCAATAATTACGGTGGATTTGGACAGCAAGGGTATGGTTACAACGTAGAAGAGCTTTACAATACTCTGACAAAGATTTTAGGCTTAGATAAGACATACAGCACTATTATCATTGGTGCAGGTAATCTTGGACAGGCTATAGCTAACTACACAAATTTTGAGAGAACTGGGTTTAGCTTAAAAGGGATTTTTGATGTTAATCCAAGATTGTTTGGGCTTAAAATAAGAGATATAGAGATAATGGATGTTGAAACATTAGAGGACTTTTTGTCTAAAAATAAGATAGACATTGCTATACTTTGCATACCAAAAGATAATTCTCAGATTATGGCTGATAGATTGGTGAAAGCAGGTATAAAAGCCATATGGAACTTTTCTCCTATAGATTTAAAGGTTCCCGATGACGTAATACTGGAAAATGTACATTTGAGTGATAGCTTATTGACATTATCGTATAGAATAAATGAAGAAAATCTGCTTAAAGCTAAAGTTGAGGAAAAATAA